A genomic region of Janthinobacterium lividum contains the following coding sequences:
- a CDS encoding sensor histidine kinase: MHGAQAADELPEVRIGVLAYKGGDAVQQDWSYVTRHLQASIPGIRFILADYDQAGLTRAVQSQAIAFAITSSGHYVALEHSDGASRIATLESPWTDSPRQAIGSAIVVRSASPLHDLADLAGKNVMAVAPDAFGGYQIAARELREAGIDPTHDFASLRYSGFPSQQIVDAVRSGHMDAGIVRTCLLEQMVARGEVRTDELRVITTRPIPGFRCASSSRLYPDWPFVALRQTPPALAKKVAQALLAMPRTDEGYSWTVPSDYQIVDELFRDLRIGPYAYLDKLTFETALRRYWGWMLLVLALLVAWAVHTVRVEYLVSRRTEQLRAAQHQQRALEEQARQRQATLDHTARLAILGEMASAIAHELNQPLAAIGNFARGMARRITAGRLDAAPLLDGAQEIATQSERAGAIIRHIRAMARKRPAHSTAFALADAVEQAVSLFRAAHPQARIAWRHETVSAAPRVLADPQQVQQVLLNLLKNALDAQVENGNPQHAIGVLLHRENGACTVAVRDAGCGLPTAQMARLFEPFFTTKAEGLGLGMSLSKSIIESFGGSLSAHANADAPGLTVWFRLSEDTGMDAHKEIQEETP; this comes from the coding sequence TTGCACGGCGCTCAAGCGGCTGACGAGCTACCGGAGGTACGCATCGGTGTACTCGCCTACAAGGGTGGCGACGCCGTGCAGCAGGATTGGTCGTACGTGACGCGCCACCTGCAGGCCAGCATTCCCGGCATCCGCTTCATCCTGGCCGACTACGACCAGGCGGGCCTGACCCGCGCCGTGCAGTCGCAAGCCATCGCCTTTGCCATCACCAGCAGCGGCCATTACGTGGCGCTCGAACACAGCGACGGCGCCAGCCGCATCGCCACGCTCGAATCGCCGTGGACGGATTCTCCGCGCCAGGCCATCGGGTCGGCCATCGTCGTGCGCAGCGCCTCGCCGCTGCATGACCTGGCCGACCTGGCGGGCAAGAACGTGATGGCCGTGGCGCCCGATGCGTTTGGCGGTTACCAGATCGCCGCGCGCGAATTGCGCGAAGCGGGCATCGATCCCACGCATGATTTTGCCAGCCTGCGCTACAGCGGTTTCCCTTCGCAGCAGATCGTCGACGCCGTGCGGTCAGGGCACATGGATGCGGGCATCGTGCGCACCTGTTTGCTGGAACAGATGGTGGCGCGCGGCGAAGTGCGGACCGATGAACTGCGCGTGATCACCACGCGCCCGATTCCCGGATTTCGCTGCGCCAGCTCGTCGCGGCTGTATCCGGACTGGCCCTTCGTGGCCCTGCGCCAGACGCCGCCCGCGCTGGCGAAAAAAGTGGCGCAGGCCCTGCTGGCCATGCCGCGCACAGATGAAGGCTACAGCTGGACGGTGCCCAGCGATTACCAGATCGTCGATGAACTGTTCCGCGACCTGCGCATCGGCCCCTACGCTTACCTGGACAAGCTGACGTTCGAGACGGCGCTGCGCCGCTACTGGGGCTGGATGCTGCTGGTGCTGGCCTTGCTCGTCGCCTGGGCCGTGCACACGGTACGCGTGGAATACCTGGTCAGCCGGCGCACGGAGCAATTGCGCGCCGCCCAGCACCAGCAGCGCGCGCTGGAAGAGCAGGCACGCCAGCGCCAGGCCACGCTCGACCACACGGCGCGCCTGGCGATCCTGGGCGAGATGGCCAGCGCCATCGCGCACGAATTGAACCAGCCGCTGGCAGCCATCGGCAATTTCGCGCGCGGCATGGCGCGCCGCATCACGGCGGGCCGGCTCGATGCGGCGCCCCTGCTCGACGGCGCGCAGGAAATCGCCACGCAAAGTGAACGCGCGGGCGCCATCATCCGCCACATCCGCGCGATGGCGCGAAAGCGTCCCGCGCACAGCACGGCCTTCGCCCTGGCCGACGCCGTCGAGCAAGCGGTATCGCTGTTCCGCGCGGCCCATCCGCAAGCGAGGATAGCCTGGCGCCACGAGACGGTCAGCGCTGCACCGCGCGTGCTGGCCGACCCGCAGCAGGTGCAGCAGGTGCTGCTCAATCTGCTCAAGAATGCGCTCGATGCGCAGGTAGAAAACGGCAATCCGCAGCACGCCATCGGCGTGCTGCTGCACCGCGAAAACGGCGCCTGCACGGTGGCCGTGCGCGACGCCGGCTGCGGCCTGCCGACGGCGCAGATGGCGCGCCTGTTCGAACCGTTTTTTACCACCAAGGCCGAAGGCCTGGGACTGGGCATGTCGCTCAGCAAAAGCATCATCGAATCGTTCGGCGGCAGCCTGTCGGCACATGCCAATGCCGATGCGCCGGGCTTGACGGTCTGGTTCCGCCTGTCCGAAGATACCGGCATGGACGCACACAAGGAAATACAAGAGGAAACACCATGA
- the mutY gene encoding A/G-specific adenine glycosylase: MKRLLHPLSPATGAAPLEDYIDPSFSATIIAWQKQHGRHALPWQNTRDAYLIWLSEIMLQQTQVTAVLGYYARFLERFPTLRDLAAAPVEDVMAQWSGLGYYTRARNLHKCAQRVVAEYDGVFPSDPALLADLPGIGRSTAAAISAFSSGTRAAIMDGNVKRVFARTFGIDAYPGEKRVEEAMWRRAEALLPAAGIDSGIEAYTQGLMDFGATLCTRSSPDCGRCPLQPRCVAYATGRTKDLPVRKPKKTSPEKHAVMLVIIDDGKVLLEQRPGSGIWGGLLSLPELDGHVLAGEDCPRDIDQDALARAVAPFGQIETQERLLPIVHVFTHYKLHIVPCRITLARRLALAGESTHVWYDGAKIADAPLPAPIKKLLLDLFGDARSAQRSMF; the protein is encoded by the coding sequence ATGAAACGTCTGCTGCATCCGCTCTCGCCCGCCACGGGCGCGGCACCTTTAGAAGACTATATCGACCCTAGTTTTTCCGCCACCATCATCGCCTGGCAAAAGCAGCATGGCCGCCATGCGCTGCCATGGCAAAACACGCGCGACGCCTATTTGATCTGGCTGTCCGAAATCATGCTGCAGCAAACGCAGGTCACCGCCGTACTCGGCTACTACGCGCGCTTCCTCGAACGCTTTCCTACCCTGCGCGATTTGGCGGCAGCCCCCGTGGAAGACGTGATGGCGCAGTGGAGCGGCCTCGGTTACTACACGCGGGCGCGCAACCTGCACAAGTGCGCGCAGCGCGTGGTCGCCGAATACGATGGCGTCTTCCCCAGCGACCCGGCCCTGCTGGCCGACCTGCCCGGCATCGGCCGCTCGACGGCGGCCGCCATCTCCGCGTTTTCCAGCGGCACGCGCGCAGCCATCATGGACGGCAACGTCAAGCGCGTCTTTGCGCGCACGTTTGGCATCGACGCCTATCCCGGCGAAAAACGCGTCGAGGAAGCCATGTGGCGCCGCGCCGAAGCACTGCTGCCCGCAGCGGGAATAGATTCAGGCATCGAAGCCTACACACAGGGCCTGATGGACTTTGGCGCCACCCTGTGCACGCGCAGCAGTCCCGATTGCGGCCGCTGTCCGCTGCAGCCGCGCTGCGTGGCCTACGCCACCGGCCGCACCAAGGATCTGCCCGTGCGCAAACCGAAGAAAACCAGCCCGGAAAAACACGCCGTCATGCTGGTCATCATCGACGACGGCAAGGTGCTGCTGGAGCAGCGCCCGGGCTCGGGCATCTGGGGCGGCTTGCTGTCCTTGCCCGAACTCGATGGCCACGTGCTGGCCGGCGAGGACTGTCCGCGCGACATCGACCAGGATGCGCTGGCGCGCGCCGTGGCGCCATTCGGCCAGATCGAAACGCAGGAACGGCTGCTGCCCATCGTGCACGTGTTTACCCACTACAAGCTGCACATCGTTCCCTGCCGCATCACCCTGGCGCGGCGCCTGGCGCTGGCCGGAGAGTCCACGCACGTCTGGTACGACGGCGCGAAAATCGCGGACGCGCCACTGCCAGCGCCCATCAAGAAACTGCTGCTGGACCTGTTCGGCGATGCGCGTTCGGCGCAGCGCAGCATGTTCTAG
- a CDS encoding dynamin family protein: MVRDLEQYSAWRQDVQAALQAYRQAASAAGLVDGASALRLARCGSRLADDRLSVAFVAEFSRGKSELINAIFFAGYGQRILPSGAGRTTMCPTELLYDAAWQPSIRLLPIETRAQNLSTSDYRDLPAAWTVLPLNIDAGGDMQEAIRQVSLTKKVSIEEAARYGLYDADDADAPAMLDEDGQVEISMWRHAIINFPHPLLKQGLVILDTPGLNAIGTEPELTLNLIPNAHAVLFILAADTGVTRSDIEVWRNHIGAGAGRLVVLNKIDSMWDELRGDAEVAQAIERQQASVAHLLMLDAGQVFPVSAQKALVGKINQDAALLEKSRLQALETALFEELIPARKEIIRRQLAFDLDAIEAAQQVQAAARARGIAEQLHELHSLRGKNQSVIAHMMRRIDIEKKEFDSSLFKLQATRAVFTRLSTELYTSLGMDIVRDDIDGVRTAMQRSRFFTGLREAVRQYFERIASNLDRSEGKTTEITEMMNVMYRKFATEHGLALALPMPFSLARYRQEIADIEAVYHKQFGTATLLTTSRVVLMEKFFDTIASRVRRSFTNANDDASAWLKVIMAPLEAQIVEYKEQLKLRFASIQRIHDATGSLEQKIAGFEASLAALERDKAQLAQLLAALRAASAS; this comes from the coding sequence ATGGTCAGGGACCTGGAACAATACAGCGCATGGCGGCAGGACGTACAGGCCGCCTTGCAGGCATACCGGCAAGCCGCCAGCGCGGCGGGCCTGGTCGACGGCGCCTCCGCGCTGCGCCTGGCGCGCTGTGGCTCCCGCCTGGCCGACGACCGTTTATCGGTCGCCTTCGTAGCGGAATTCTCGCGCGGCAAATCCGAGCTGATCAACGCCATCTTCTTTGCCGGCTACGGCCAGCGCATCCTGCCCTCGGGCGCGGGCCGCACCACCATGTGTCCCACCGAGCTGCTGTACGACGCGGCCTGGCAGCCGTCCATCCGCCTGCTGCCCATCGAGACGCGCGCGCAGAACCTGTCGACCAGCGACTACCGCGATCTGCCCGCCGCCTGGACCGTCCTGCCCCTGAACATCGACGCGGGCGGCGACATGCAGGAAGCCATCCGCCAGGTCAGCCTGACGAAAAAAGTCAGCATCGAAGAGGCGGCGCGCTACGGCCTGTACGACGCCGACGATGCGGACGCCCCCGCCATGCTGGACGAGGACGGCCAGGTGGAAATCTCCATGTGGCGCCACGCCATCATCAACTTCCCCCATCCGCTGCTGAAACAGGGCCTGGTGATCCTCGACACGCCCGGCCTGAACGCCATCGGCACGGAACCGGAACTGACCCTGAACCTGATCCCGAATGCGCACGCGGTGCTGTTCATCCTGGCGGCCGACACGGGCGTCACGCGCAGCGACATCGAGGTATGGCGCAACCATATCGGCGCCGGCGCGGGGCGCCTGGTGGTGCTCAACAAGATCGACAGCATGTGGGATGAGTTGCGCGGCGATGCCGAGGTGGCGCAAGCCATCGAACGCCAGCAGGCCAGCGTGGCGCACCTGCTGATGCTGGATGCTGGCCAGGTGTTTCCCGTCTCGGCGCAAAAGGCCCTGGTGGGCAAGATCAACCAGGACGCGGCGCTGCTGGAAAAGAGCCGCTTGCAGGCGCTGGAGACGGCCCTGTTCGAGGAGCTGATCCCCGCGCGCAAGGAGATCATCCGGCGCCAGCTGGCGTTCGACCTGGACGCCATCGAAGCGGCGCAGCAGGTGCAGGCGGCGGCACGCGCGCGCGGCATCGCCGAGCAGTTGCACGAGCTGCACAGCCTGCGCGGCAAGAACCAGAGCGTGATCGCGCACATGATGCGCCGCATCGATATCGAGAAGAAGGAATTCGACAGCAGCCTGTTCAAGCTGCAAGCGACGCGCGCCGTGTTTACCCGCCTGTCGACAGAGCTGTACACGAGCCTGGGCATGGACATCGTGCGCGACGATATCGACGGCGTGCGCACGGCCATGCAGCGCAGCCGCTTTTTCACGGGCTTGCGCGAAGCCGTGCGCCAGTATTTCGAGCGCATCGCCAGTAACCTGGACCGCTCGGAAGGCAAGACGACCGAGATCACGGAAATGATGAACGTGATGTACCGCAAATTCGCCACCGAACATGGCTTGGCGCTGGCCTTGCCGATGCCGTTTTCCCTGGCCCGCTACCGCCAGGAAATCGCCGATATCGAAGCCGTCTACCATAAGCAGTTCGGCACGGCCACCCTGCTGACCACCAGCCGGGTCGTGCTGATGGAAAAATTCTTCGACACCATCGCCTCGCGCGTGCGCCGCAGTTTCACCAACGCCAACGACGACGCCAGCGCCTGGCTGAAAGTCATCATGGCGCCCCTCGAAGCGCAGATCGTCGAGTACAAGGAACAGCTGAAACTGCGCTTTGCCTCGATCCAGCGCATCCACGACGCCACGGGCAGCCTGGAACAGAAAATCGCCGGCTTTGAAGCCAGCCTGGCGGCGCTTGAACGCGACAAGGCCCAGCTGGCGCAATTGCTCGCTGCCTTGCGCGCCGCCAGCGCAAGCTGA
- the mutM gene encoding bifunctional DNA-formamidopyrimidine glycosylase/DNA-(apurinic or apyrimidinic site) lyase, translated as MPELPEVEVTRRGVAPHLEGRAVRSVVLRRDGLRWPFPPALGEQLSGQTIGLTGRRGKYLLIHFRHGTLIIHLGMSGHLRVLPTGTEAQKHDHFDLIVEDAEGGSQVLRMTDPRRFGAVLWHDEADGPLDGHALLRGLGTEPLEGGFTGQLLFEKTRNKGTNIKQVLMAGDIVVGVGNIYCSESLFRAGINPKTPARRIGLARYEKLAQSIRDVLAEAIVQGGSTLRDFIGVNGQSGYFQQTYFTYNRAGKPCRVCGAPIRQIVQGQRSTFYCVNCQK; from the coding sequence ATGCCAGAATTGCCAGAAGTCGAAGTCACACGGCGCGGTGTCGCGCCCCATCTCGAAGGCCGCGCCGTGCGCTCCGTCGTGCTGCGCCGCGACGGCCTGCGCTGGCCCTTCCCCCCTGCCCTGGGCGAGCAACTGTCGGGGCAAACCATCGGCCTGACGGGGCGGCGCGGCAAGTACCTGCTGATCCACTTCCGCCACGGCACCCTGATCATCCACCTGGGCATGTCGGGCCATTTGCGCGTGCTGCCGACGGGGACGGAGGCGCAAAAGCACGACCATTTCGACCTCATCGTGGAAGACGCGGAAGGCGGCAGCCAGGTACTGCGCATGACGGACCCGCGCCGCTTTGGCGCCGTGTTGTGGCACGACGAGGCCGACGGCCCGCTCGACGGCCACGCGCTGCTGCGCGGCCTGGGCACGGAACCGCTGGAAGGCGGCTTCACGGGCCAGCTGCTATTCGAGAAAACGCGCAACAAGGGTACCAATATCAAGCAGGTGCTGATGGCGGGCGACATCGTCGTCGGCGTGGGCAATATCTATTGTTCCGAAAGCCTGTTCCGCGCGGGGATCAACCCGAAGACGCCAGCCCGGCGCATCGGCCTGGCCCGCTATGAGAAACTGGCGCAATCGATCCGCGACGTGCTGGCAGAAGCCATCGTGCAAGGCGGCAGCACCCTGCGCGATTTCATCGGCGTGAACGGCCAGTCCGGCTACTTCCAGCAGACGTATTTCACGTACAACCGCGCGGGCAAGCCATGCCGCGTGTGCGGCGCGCCGATCCGCCAGATCGTCCAGGGACAGCGTTCCACGTTTTACTGCGTGAATTGTCAAAAGTAA
- a CDS encoding tetratricopeptide repeat protein has protein sequence MKNAFAIVTLSALMATHAMAQTPVAPVDGAASPAAAAASQAPGTESGDDAKGEKLPKVELSSDLLYKLTKAEMEFKSGQWQGPYVTMMVAAQQTRDPRLARRASEMALAAKQGSEALAAIRLWRDLAPESDEATQFFLGFVVLTDKIEEAEPIFAQRLANAPQGARGVALFQMQQILSRANDKLYAYAMVTRLVQPYLDMFEAHLVLAQGALSLGERERAIGEANKALAIKPNSELAALTLAQVTGEPEAAGKVLATFLQKNPDAVEVRGAYARLLVEQKQLEPARDQFLLLLKSQPDNVGGLYALGIVALQLEDTKGAEQYFKRFLAVLDKNPGDARDPFKALMILSQIAETRGDTAGAIAWLDKVDNSASAGYVEARLRRAQLIARGGNLDAARKALTEIETDDPASQAQVLLVDAQFLRDAGYVQSAYAVLENALLRFPDNPELLYDYALLAERLDKLELMEASLRRVMALAPDNQHAYNALGYSLAERGIRLEEAHALIEKALQMAPGDPFIMDSMGWVQFRMGNLAAAENSLRRAYAVRSDPEIAVHLGEVLWQKGDKAEAQKLWREAQGKDPKNDALKSTLARLNVSL, from the coding sequence TTGAAAAACGCTTTCGCCATTGTAACCTTGTCCGCCCTGATGGCCACGCATGCCATGGCACAGACGCCTGTTGCCCCTGTCGATGGGGCGGCCAGTCCCGCTGCGGCCGCTGCGTCGCAAGCGCCCGGTACCGAGTCCGGCGACGACGCCAAGGGCGAGAAGCTGCCCAAGGTCGAGTTGAGCAGCGATTTGCTGTACAAGCTGACCAAGGCTGAAATGGAATTCAAGAGCGGCCAGTGGCAAGGGCCGTACGTGACGATGATGGTGGCGGCGCAACAGACGCGCGACCCGCGCCTGGCGCGCCGCGCTTCCGAAATGGCGCTGGCCGCCAAGCAGGGCAGCGAGGCGCTGGCGGCCATCCGCCTGTGGCGCGACCTGGCGCCCGAATCCGATGAGGCGACCCAGTTCTTCCTCGGCTTCGTCGTATTGACGGACAAGATCGAAGAAGCGGAACCGATTTTTGCCCAGCGCCTGGCCAATGCGCCGCAGGGCGCGCGCGGCGTGGCCCTGTTCCAGATGCAGCAGATCCTGTCGCGGGCGAATGACAAGCTGTATGCCTACGCGATGGTGACGCGCCTGGTGCAGCCCTACCTGGACATGTTCGAAGCGCACCTGGTGCTGGCGCAGGGCGCCCTGTCGCTCGGCGAGCGCGAGCGCGCCATCGGCGAAGCGAACAAGGCGCTGGCCATCAAGCCGAACTCCGAGCTGGCCGCGCTGACCCTGGCGCAGGTGACGGGCGAGCCCGAGGCTGCAGGCAAGGTGCTGGCCACTTTCCTGCAAAAGAATCCCGATGCCGTCGAAGTGCGCGGCGCGTATGCGCGCCTGCTGGTCGAGCAAAAACAGCTGGAGCCGGCGCGCGACCAGTTCCTGCTGCTGCTGAAAAGCCAGCCCGATAACGTGGGGGGCCTGTATGCGCTGGGCATCGTGGCGCTGCAGCTGGAAGACACCAAGGGCGCGGAGCAGTACTTCAAGCGCTTCCTGGCCGTGCTGGATAAAAATCCTGGCGACGCGCGCGATCCGTTCAAGGCCTTGATGATACTGTCGCAGATCGCCGAGACGCGCGGCGACACGGCCGGCGCCATCGCCTGGCTGGACAAGGTCGACAACAGCGCTTCCGCCGGCTATGTCGAGGCGCGCTTGCGCCGCGCCCAGCTGATCGCCCGCGGCGGCAATCTCGATGCGGCGCGCAAGGCGCTGACGGAAATCGAAACGGACGATCCGGCAAGCCAGGCGCAGGTGCTGCTGGTCGACGCGCAATTCCTGCGCGATGCCGGCTATGTGCAAAGCGCCTATGCGGTGCTGGAAAACGCCTTGCTGCGCTTCCCCGACAATCCGGAACTGCTGTACGACTACGCCCTGCTGGCCGAGCGCCTGGATAAACTCGAGCTGATGGAAGCGAGCCTGCGCCGCGTGATGGCGCTGGCGCCCGACAATCAGCATGCGTATAACGCCCTCGGCTACTCGCTGGCCGAACGGGGCATCCGCCTTGAGGAAGCCCATGCGCTGATCGAAAAAGCCTTGCAGATGGCGCCGGGCGACCCGTTCATCATGGACAGCATGGGCTGGGTGCAGTTCCGCATGGGCAACCTGGCCGCCGCGGAAAATTCGCTGCGCCGCGCCTATGCCGTGCGCAGCGATCCGGAAATCGCCGTCCACCTGGGCGAAGTGCTGTGGCAGAAGGGCGACAAGGCCGAAGCGCAAAAGCTGTGGCGCGAGGCGCAAGGCAAGGACCCGAAAAACGATGCGCTGAAAAGTACGCTGGCGCGCTTGAATGTCAGTTTGTGA
- a CDS encoding outer membrane lipoprotein LolB has protein sequence MPKNFIPLTVLCLSLSACSTLTSPFSSGAAPSGNAVAPYREQVELTGRLNVVYQKDDKPESATVNFNWQQTAQRTDVTLYSPVGSTLATIAVTPQQAVLTQSGKAPRSAPDVDTLSAQMLGWSLPVSGLRDWLQGYAVGADGKRFVASPANDSVTTKDGWRLRYVSWQEVGQNAADNTPGALPQPRRIDAERNASAQADAVSLRIVLDPAPSAQAQ, from the coding sequence ATGCCAAAAAACTTCATCCCTCTGACTGTCCTGTGCCTGTCCCTCTCGGCCTGCTCGACCCTGACTTCCCCCTTTTCGTCCGGCGCCGCGCCGTCCGGTAATGCCGTCGCGCCTTACCGCGAACAGGTGGAACTGACGGGCCGCCTGAACGTCGTGTACCAGAAGGATGACAAGCCTGAATCGGCCACCGTCAATTTCAACTGGCAACAGACGGCGCAGCGCACGGACGTGACCCTGTATTCGCCTGTCGGCAGTACGCTGGCGACGATTGCCGTCACGCCGCAGCAAGCCGTATTGACGCAGAGCGGCAAGGCGCCGCGCAGCGCGCCCGATGTCGATACCCTGAGCGCGCAGATGCTGGGTTGGTCCTTGCCCGTGTCGGGCTTGCGCGACTGGCTGCAAGGCTATGCCGTGGGCGCCGATGGCAAACGTTTCGTCGCTTCGCCGGCGAACGACAGCGTCACCACGAAAGATGGCTGGCGCTTGCGCTATGTGTCGTGGCAAGAAGTAGGGCAAAATGCGGCCGACAATACACCGGGCGCCTTGCCCCAACCGCGGCGTATCGATGCCGAACGCAATGCCAGTGCGCAGGCCGATGCCGTCTCGCTGCGCATCGTGCTCGATCCCGCCCCATCCGCTCAAGCACAATGA
- the ispE gene encoding 4-(cytidine 5'-diphospho)-2-C-methyl-D-erythritol kinase, producing the protein MTLTTLNNCPAPAKLNLFLHVNGRRADGYHLLQTVFQLLDHGDTLHFALRDDALIRRVTALAGVPEEQDLIIRAAKLLQAEVLRRTGALPRGVDIAIDKVLPMGGGLGGGSSDAATALMALNRLWQAGLSREELMALGLPLGADIPFFIFGENAFAEGVGEALQPVATPECWYVVIEPGVQVPTAAIFCAEGLTRNTEPVTIADFSRYLAEGNDAGGFGKNDLQQVACSLFKPVADAVEWLGAYGEARMTGSGACVFSAFGSQEEADAVLSNVPPVWIAWKAKALSRHPMLTML; encoded by the coding sequence ATGACGTTGACTACCCTGAATAACTGCCCGGCTCCCGCCAAGCTGAACCTCTTTTTGCACGTCAACGGCCGCCGCGCCGATGGCTACCATCTGCTGCAGACGGTGTTCCAGTTGCTCGACCATGGCGACACCTTGCACTTCGCGCTGCGCGACGACGCGCTGATCCGCCGCGTGACGGCACTGGCCGGCGTGCCGGAAGAACAGGATTTGATCATCCGCGCCGCCAAGCTGCTGCAGGCGGAAGTGCTGCGCCGCACGGGCGCCTTGCCGCGCGGCGTCGATATCGCCATCGACAAGGTGCTGCCCATGGGCGGCGGACTCGGCGGCGGTTCATCCGATGCGGCCACGGCCCTGATGGCATTGAACCGCCTGTGGCAAGCGGGCTTGAGCCGCGAGGAATTGATGGCGCTGGGCTTGCCGCTGGGCGCCGATATCCCGTTTTTCATCTTTGGCGAAAACGCCTTTGCCGAAGGCGTGGGCGAGGCCTTGCAGCCCGTCGCCACGCCCGAATGCTGGTACGTGGTGATCGAGCCGGGCGTGCAAGTGCCGACCGCCGCAATTTTTTGCGCGGAAGGCTTGACGAGAAATACCGAACCCGTCACAATAGCGGACTTTTCCAGGTACCTCGCAGAAGGAAACGATGCGGGCGGGTTTGGCAAGAATGATTTACAGCAAGTGGCATGCAGTCTTTTCAAGCCGGTAGCAGATGCGGTAGAATGGCTGGGTGCTTACGGTGAGGCCAGGATGACTGGCTCCGGTGCTTGTGTATTCAGTGCGTTTGGCAGTCAGGAAGAAGCGGATGCGGTGCTCAGCAATGTGCCACCGGTCTGGATCGCCTGGAAGGCAAAAGCGCTGAGCCGCCACCCGATGCTCACCATGTTGTAG
- a CDS encoding ribose-phosphate pyrophosphokinase produces MAYENLMVFTGNANPALAEGVAKNLGIPLGKANVSKFSDGEVMVEINENVRGKDVFVLQSTCAPTNDSLMEIMLMVDALKRASAGRITAAIPYFGYARQDRRPRSARVAISAKVVANMLEEAGVERVLIMDLHADQIQGFFDIPVDNIYASPILLGDLQKKNYQDLLVVSPDVGGVVRARALAKRLGCDLAIIDKRRPKANVSEVMNIIGEVEGRNCVIMDDMVDTAGTLTKAAEVLKERGAKKVVAYCTHAVLSGPAIDRISASPLDELVVTDTIPLSEAALACGKIRQLTCAPLLAETFKRIIKGDSVISLFID; encoded by the coding sequence ATGGCTTACGAAAACCTGATGGTTTTTACCGGCAACGCGAATCCAGCGTTGGCAGAGGGGGTCGCAAAAAACCTCGGCATCCCTCTCGGTAAAGCAAACGTTTCGAAATTCTCCGACGGCGAAGTAATGGTCGAGATTAACGAAAACGTGCGCGGCAAGGATGTTTTTGTTTTGCAATCCACCTGTGCTCCAACCAACGACAGCCTGATGGAAATCATGCTGATGGTTGATGCCTTGAAACGTGCTTCCGCTGGCCGCATCACCGCCGCAATTCCTTACTTCGGCTACGCCCGCCAAGACCGTCGTCCACGCTCCGCGCGTGTGGCGATTTCGGCCAAGGTGGTGGCGAACATGCTGGAAGAAGCCGGTGTCGAGCGCGTCCTGATCATGGACTTGCACGCTGACCAGATTCAAGGTTTCTTCGATATTCCAGTCGACAATATTTACGCTTCGCCAATTTTGCTGGGCGACCTGCAAAAGAAAAACTACCAGGACCTGCTGGTGGTGTCGCCGGACGTCGGCGGTGTGGTACGTGCGCGCGCCCTGGCAAAACGCCTGGGCTGCGACCTGGCCATCATCGACAAGCGTCGTCCAAAAGCGAACGTGTCCGAAGTGATGAACATCATCGGTGAAGTCGAAGGCCGCAACTGCGTGATCATGGATGACATGGTCGACACGGCAGGTACCCTGACCAAGGCTGCCGAAGTGCTCAAAGAGCGCGGCGCGAAAAAAGTCGTGGCGTATTGCACGCACGCGGTGCTGTCGGGCCCGGCGATTGACCGTATTTCGGCATCGCCACTCGATGAGCTGGTCGTGACCGATACGATCCCCCTGTCCGAAGCGGCCCTGGCCTGCGGCAAGATCCGTCAATTGACGTGCGCGCCGCTGCTGGCCGAGACGTTCAAGCGCATCATCAAGGGTGATTCGGTTATTTCCCTCTTTATCGATTAA
- a CDS encoding 50S ribosomal protein L25/general stress protein Ctc: MKVIAFKRELQGSGASRRLRISGQTPGIVYGGAEAPVLISLDHNALYHALKKEVFHSSILDLEIDGVSQQVLLRDFQVHAYKQLVLHADFQRVDSKQAIHVKVALHFINADVSPAVKLHGATISHVANEIEVSCLPGQLPEFINVDLSNIDVGHSLHVGDLVLPAGVTAVTHGANLTIATASVPAGHVAAEAAAAEVVADKK, from the coding sequence ATGAAAGTTATCGCATTTAAACGCGAATTGCAAGGTTCCGGAGCGAGCCGCCGCCTGCGCATTTCCGGCCAAACCCCTGGTATCGTCTACGGTGGCGCTGAAGCCCCGGTGCTGATCTCGCTGGATCACAACGCCCTGTACCACGCGTTGAAAAAAGAAGTGTTCCACTCGTCGATCCTGGACCTGGAAATCGACGGCGTTTCCCAGCAAGTTCTGTTGCGCGACTTCCAAGTCCACGCATACAAACAACTGGTTCTGCACGCTGACTTCCAGCGCGTTGACTCGAAGCAAGCTATCCACGTGAAAGTGGCGCTGCACTTCATCAACGCTGACGTTTCCCCAGCAGTCAAACTGCACGGCGCGACCATCAGCCACGTAGCCAACGAAATCGAAGTTTCGTGCCTGCCAGGCCAACTGCCAGAATTCATCAACGTTGACCTGTCGAACATCGACGTCGGTCACTCGCTGCACGTTGGCGACCTGGTCCTGCCAGCTGGCGTGACCGCTGTCACCCACGGCGCCAACCTGACCATCGCTACCGCTTCGGTACCGGCTGGCCACGTTGCTGCTGAAGCCGCTGCTGCTGAAGTTGTTGCTGACAAGAAGTAA